The DNA window GGCAGATCGCACACCGTCGGCATCCGATGCGCCGTCGCGCGAATGTTCGGCGCCGGTCGTTTCAGATGTCGCGTGGTCGTCGTTCATCAGGGGTTCTCAGAGTGAATGCATTCCGATGCGTCATTCGTCCGCGCGGACTGATGCCTGGCGAAATTACAGAACTTCCGTATCGCCCCGGGTTTTCAGCAGTTCCAGAAGATCTTTGATTCGCTCCGAATCCTCGCGCCGCGCGACCAGTGTAGCGTCCGGAGTGTGAATGATGATGCAGTCTTCCATCCCCAGCGTCGCCACCAAATGCCCCTCTGAAGAACGAATGATGCAGTTTCTGGTGTCCAGAGTCCGAACTTTCCCGTCGACCGTGTTGCCGTCCGCGTCGGTTCCCGCCAGTCGAGGCACGGCCAGCCAGCTTCCGACATCATCCCACACAAACGGCGATTCGATGACGCAGACGCTGTCCGCCTTTTCCAGGACAGCGCAGTCGATGGCGATGCTGTGCATTTGGGGAAATTCCGCGTCCAGCGTCGTGGTCCATTCCTCGGTGCCGATGACCTTCGACAGACGCTGCAGACGATCGAACATGTCCGGTTCGAATTCCCGCAACCGGTCCAGAATCGTGCGAGCCTTCCAGCAGAAAATTCCGCAGTTCCAGTAGTAGTCTCCGGCGTCGACATATTGCTGAGCGACGTCGCGCTGAGGCTTTTCCGTGAACGCCTGCACTCGAAACGCCGTCTGATCGGTGTTCAGCGCTTCGCCGCGATGAATATAGCCGTAGCCTGTGGCCGGACTTGTGGGAGGCACGCCGAACAGAACCAGCCGCTGCGGGTTGTCGTCCACCAGCTCGACCGCCCGGCGGGCGGCTGCTTCAAACACGGGAACCGGCGAAATGACGTGGTCCGCCGGCATGATGAATAACGTGGCATCCGGATCCTCATGCAGCGCGCAGATGGCCGCCAGTCCCACGCAGGGAGCCGTGTTGCGAGCGACGGGTTCCACCAGTGCATGATCCGGGCGAAGTTCGGGCAACTGCCGCCGCGTTTCCTTAACCTGAACGGCATTCGTTACGACCCAGATCCGCTGCGGGTCGACAAACCCGCTGCAGCGATCGACGGTTTGCCGAATCATTGTCTGGTCACCGGCCAGCTTCAGCAATTGCTTGGGCATCCGAACGCGACTGGCCGGCCAGAAGCGAGTCCCGCTTCCTCCCGCCATGATCACGGCATGCAACATGTCCATTCCACTTTCAAAAGATCTATTCGAATCACGTTCGCTTCAACCCACGTTCCAGGGATCCCGTCCGCATTCCTCGCTGCAGGGCTCCGGCCCAGGAACGCACTGCCGGGAAGGCTCCGCCTTCACAAACCCACCGCCGCACACAACACCGCACAGCGAGGCTTTCCGAATTTCGCGCCAGCGCTCACCGTTCCGGAGCCTGCCACGGTACGCGGCCTCCGC is part of the Planctomycetaceae bacterium genome and encodes:
- a CDS encoding mannose-1-phosphate guanylyltransferase codes for the protein MLHAVIMAGGSGTRFWPASRVRMPKQLLKLAGDQTMIRQTVDRCSGFVDPQRIWVVTNAVQVKETRRQLPELRPDHALVEPVARNTAPCVGLAAICALHEDPDATLFIMPADHVISPVPVFEAAARRAVELVDDNPQRLVLFGVPPTSPATGYGYIHRGEALNTDQTAFRVQAFTEKPQRDVAQQYVDAGDYYWNCGIFCWKARTILDRLREFEPDMFDRLQRLSKVIGTEEWTTTLDAEFPQMHSIAIDCAVLEKADSVCVIESPFVWDDVGSWLAVPRLAGTDADGNTVDGKVRTLDTRNCIIRSSEGHLVATLGMEDCIIIHTPDATLVARREDSERIKDLLELLKTRGDTEVL